A genome region from Chitinophagales bacterium includes the following:
- a CDS encoding response regulator transcription factor: MDDEESARDVLENLLLLFCEEVEVLAKCANIPLAVEEIKKHEPDLVFLDIEMPKYAGYEIVNFFDAIHFQMIFVTAYDQYAVKAFEVAAIDYLLKPVKIERLQAAVERVRQRKNLEGQQQKLSVLKTAMESKEIKSMLVFDKAQQNVVQFDSIIAIEAQESYCIIHCIDQQFVVSKNLSHFEKTLEGNVDFFRSHRSWIVNKKHISKYSKTNLNIYLSNNMETKLSKYRKVEFEEFLLS, translated from the coding sequence GTGGATGATGAAGAAAGCGCAAGAGATGTGCTTGAAAATTTATTGCTCTTGTTCTGTGAAGAAGTGGAGGTGCTTGCCAAATGTGCTAACATTCCTTTGGCCGTAGAAGAAATAAAAAAGCATGAACCCGACCTTGTGTTTCTGGATATAGAAATGCCCAAGTATGCAGGATATGAGATTGTAAACTTTTTTGATGCCATACATTTCCAGATGATTTTTGTTACCGCATACGACCAATATGCAGTGAAAGCATTTGAAGTAGCGGCCATTGATTATTTATTGAAACCGGTGAAGATTGAAAGGTTGCAAGCGGCAGTTGAGCGAGTTCGCCAGCGAAAAAACCTTGAAGGACAGCAACAAAAGCTAAGTGTATTGAAAACAGCCATGGAAAGTAAGGAAATTAAAAGCATGCTCGTTTTCGATAAGGCACAGCAAAATGTAGTGCAATTTGATAGTATCATAGCCATTGAGGCACAAGAATCATATTGCATTATTCATTGTATCGATCAACAATTTGTTGTAAGCAAGAATCTTTCTCACTTTGAAAAAACCTTAGAAGGCAATGTCGATTTTTTTAGGTCGCATCGTTCGTGGATAGTGAATAAAAAGCACATTTCGAAATACTCGAAAACCAACTTAAATATTTATTTGAGTAATAATATGGAGACCAAATTATCCAAATACAGAAAAGTAGAGTTTGAAGAATTTCTACTCAGTTAG
- a CDS encoding histidine kinase, producing MNFWGTLRHQIVVFAVFFLSWECVGQQPAFSILGEDQFKGVQIYDIIQDNEQNYWFATNEGLFYYNFSSFEKVECNEAKSSSVFNFVKNEKGYIFCHNLNNQVFQIKDKQWKLFYELKKEEVGADISLAIGSDQELLVSSRNVIAINEAGKVVQTYVNRIKYVGPPFQLKDGRVIFHLGFSNEILSYKDGNFTKAKLNKQASVLKFVEFEGQIFAIDLNEKIVYPFNAKTNSLGISFENAMLTRSKSLRVYQTKDNLWFAGTLPGVFKVNGKLGAESEPLFYQDFFISDVFEDEEGNVLLGTFDRGVLLIPFLDVPDVLAAFENNPVSSVMVCPYNGLILGTSSGKLLHFDSSFTSLSSSGNRPIEAMACSENFLLFDDGMIQAYDFKKRKTIPILLASLKAACPVDQNTFYLGTNRGVYYLTIDASGKATVQLINQLALRIHQMAYEKEHEVLYVSTSEGVFVYRKNGQLEKINYHSKTIYPNAIQQINGKVYMLTKQDGILVYQNERNVDVILPKVEGKVVSLKKIQLFKETIIGNTAFGLFQFDFKGRLIRAINAHSGFSTKRIIDFTIFNDRLWVSHSGGFQMVDVTKSYHDKSALSIRFDKILVGSNEDFLHKKGRLKRNQHRIKFVFSVPTLRNRKMLHYYYQLSGADTNWTRLQYDQNEVTFNALSSGKYEFQVKAESGGKFSPTIKYAFVIPTPIYLTWWFLLITISSFLGIVYWFYRRQLSIQQKKSAQINELYASKLTAIQSQMNPHFIFNSLNSIQDLVLKKDVKHSYSYISTFSDLVRRTLSYSEKDFITCEQEVSLLELYLSLEQLRFKQELSYEITTNHIEDIMLPPMLIQPFIENSLVHGLLHKEGQKILKINLELVDERLLCIIEDNGVGREEAMRIRERQRGDHQSFSSEAIRKRFEILSQVFKGDFGFVYEDVFENGRVTGTRVILTIPYRRKY from the coding sequence GGTAGAGTGCAATGAGGCGAAAAGCAGTTCCGTGTTTAACTTTGTGAAGAATGAAAAGGGATATATTTTTTGCCACAATCTTAATAATCAAGTTTTTCAGATAAAGGATAAGCAATGGAAGCTTTTCTATGAGTTGAAAAAAGAAGAAGTTGGTGCAGATATTTCATTGGCTATCGGTAGCGATCAAGAATTACTCGTGTCATCGCGCAATGTAATTGCCATAAATGAAGCCGGTAAAGTTGTTCAAACCTATGTAAATCGTATAAAGTATGTTGGTCCGCCCTTTCAGTTAAAAGATGGCCGAGTCATTTTTCACTTAGGGTTTTCAAATGAAATTTTATCATACAAGGATGGGAATTTCACTAAAGCTAAGCTGAATAAACAGGCTTCAGTATTGAAGTTTGTTGAGTTTGAAGGGCAGATTTTTGCAATTGATTTAAACGAAAAAATAGTTTATCCATTTAATGCGAAAACCAATTCGCTTGGCATTTCATTTGAAAATGCAATGCTTACAAGAAGTAAATCATTGAGGGTGTATCAAACCAAGGATAACCTTTGGTTTGCAGGCACTTTGCCGGGTGTTTTTAAGGTGAATGGGAAGCTTGGTGCAGAGTCCGAACCACTATTCTATCAAGATTTTTTCATTTCTGATGTGTTTGAAGATGAGGAAGGCAATGTTTTATTGGGAACCTTTGATAGAGGCGTTTTGCTTATTCCTTTTTTAGATGTTCCCGATGTATTGGCAGCATTTGAAAACAACCCTGTGAGTAGTGTAATGGTTTGTCCTTACAATGGTTTAATTCTAGGAACATCAAGTGGAAAGCTATTGCATTTTGATAGCTCGTTTACATCATTAAGTTCCTCAGGAAACAGGCCCATAGAAGCAATGGCGTGCAGTGAAAACTTTTTGCTTTTTGATGATGGAATGATTCAAGCCTATGATTTTAAGAAGAGGAAGACAATCCCGATTTTACTTGCTTCGCTGAAGGCTGCTTGCCCGGTAGATCAAAATACGTTTTACTTAGGAACCAATCGTGGGGTTTATTACTTAACAATAGATGCTTCGGGAAAAGCAACAGTGCAATTGATAAATCAACTTGCACTAAGGATACATCAAATGGCATACGAAAAGGAGCATGAAGTGCTATATGTATCCACCAGTGAAGGGGTATTTGTTTACAGAAAAAATGGTCAGCTAGAGAAGATAAACTATCATTCAAAAACTATTTATCCAAATGCCATCCAGCAGATAAATGGAAAGGTGTATATGCTCACTAAACAAGATGGAATTTTAGTGTATCAAAATGAAAGGAATGTGGATGTTATTCTTCCGAAGGTAGAAGGAAAAGTTGTGTCATTGAAAAAGATTCAGCTATTTAAGGAAACAATAATAGGGAATACGGCATTTGGATTGTTTCAATTCGATTTTAAAGGGCGTTTGATTCGTGCTATCAATGCGCATTCAGGTTTTTCAACCAAGCGCATTATTGATTTTACCATTTTCAATGACCGTTTATGGGTGAGTCATTCAGGTGGCTTTCAGATGGTTGATGTAACTAAAAGTTATCATGATAAAAGCGCCTTGAGTATTCGTTTCGATAAAATTTTAGTAGGAAGCAATGAGGATTTTCTTCATAAAAAGGGGCGTTTGAAAAGAAACCAACATCGAATAAAATTTGTGTTTTCAGTTCCTACCTTGCGCAATAGGAAGATGCTTCATTATTACTACCAACTTTCGGGTGCCGACACTAACTGGACACGACTACAGTATGATCAAAATGAAGTAACATTTAATGCTTTATCGTCAGGCAAGTATGAATTTCAGGTAAAGGCCGAGTCTGGAGGAAAATTTAGCCCTACCATTAAATATGCATTTGTAATTCCTACTCCTATTTATTTAACGTGGTGGTTTTTGTTGATTACAATAAGTTCATTTTTAGGTATCGTATATTGGTTTTACCGAAGGCAGTTATCCATTCAGCAAAAAAAATCAGCGCAGATAAATGAACTCTATGCTTCAAAACTTACGGCCATACAATCGCAGATGAACCCCCATTTTATTTTCAATTCATTGAACTCTATTCAAGATTTAGTGTTGAAGAAAGATGTTAAACATTCCTACTCGTATATCAGCACGTTTTCAGATTTAGTCCGTAGAACGTTGAGTTATTCAGAAAAAGATTTCATTACCTGTGAGCAAGAAGTATCCTTGCTGGAGTTATACCTTTCGCTCGAACAATTGCGTTTTAAACAAGAGTTGAGCTATGAAATTACAACCAACCATATTGAAGATATTATGTTGCCGCCTATGCTCATTCAACCGTTTATCGAAAACTCGTTGGTGCATGGTTTGTTGCACAAAGAGGGGCAAAAAATATTGAAGATTAATCTGGAGTTGGTTGACGAACGATTGCTTTGTATAATAGAGGATAATGGAGTAGGAAGAGAAGAAGCGATGAGAATCAGAGAGCGACAACGGGGCGACCATCAATCATTTTCATCGGAGGCAATTCGCAAGCGTTTCGAGATTTTAAGTCAGGTATTCAAAGGCGATTTTGGTTTTGTTTATGAAGATGTTTTTGAAAATGGCAGGGTTACCGGCACGCGGGTAATTCTTACAATTCCTTATAGACGGAAATACTAA
- a CDS encoding NAD(P)H-binding protein encodes MKKTALIFGATGLVGNLCLELLVASQLYEKIIVLSRKRITPPLFGVENIVTDFSNLHELKSSLVADDIFCAMGTTISKAGSQSNFKKIDFDIPLQTAQFCKENGASKFILVSSIGANSQSKIFYSRIKGKLEEALEKLDYNSLIILQPSFLLGEREDFRLGEAIGKQIAKTFAFVFTGKLKPYKGIDAKNVAKAMIVMANSSTQKVERLTYTAMRYAAAKFGKW; translated from the coding sequence ATGAAAAAAACAGCCTTAATATTTGGCGCAACCGGCTTGGTAGGCAATTTGTGCTTAGAACTGTTAGTAGCCTCACAATTGTATGAGAAAATAATAGTACTGTCGCGCAAGCGCATTACACCACCACTATTTGGAGTAGAAAATATTGTTACAGATTTCAGCAACCTACACGAACTTAAAAGCAGCCTAGTGGCTGATGATATTTTTTGTGCTATGGGAACCACCATTTCCAAAGCAGGCTCACAATCCAATTTCAAAAAAATAGACTTCGATATACCTTTACAAACAGCACAGTTTTGTAAAGAAAATGGAGCCTCCAAATTTATACTCGTATCCAGCATTGGTGCCAATAGCCAGTCTAAAATTTTCTATAGCCGCATAAAAGGGAAACTGGAAGAAGCATTAGAAAAATTAGATTACAACAGCTTAATTATACTTCAACCATCTTTTCTTTTAGGCGAACGCGAAGATTTTAGATTAGGCGAAGCCATCGGAAAGCAAATAGCCAAAACCTTTGCATTTGTATTCACCGGAAAACTAAAACCCTATAAAGGAATTGATGCCAAAAATGTGGCAAAAGCTATGATTGTAATGGCCAATAGCAGCACTCAAAAAGTAGAGCGTTTAACTTACACAGCCATGCGCTATGCCGCTGCCAAATTCGGTAAATGGTAA
- a CDS encoding T9SS type A sorting domain-containing protein encodes MYCQDFSWGKSGGNTGNEYARSIFVDGAGSVYTVGSFSGTVDFDPGSGVSNLTAVGSTDAYIQKLNSAGAFVFARRFGGAGDAVAYGVTVDPNNFIYITGSFTGNMDSDPNAGTSLLTSAGGTDIFLIRLSASAVWSYSTRFGSTGDDVGLSVCANAGAFALTGTITGVVDFDPGAGVANIGIINLTQGFIARYVPGVFYTFAHTLGISANASEMDVSGNIYTTGVGFNAGSNDAFVKKFGPTGTVTWTKYLGGASGDGGYGIATDVTGNVYTTGFFSGTADFDPDAGVVSITSGGSNDIYVSKLDTNGSYVWAVGFSGTGDDRGVTIDTDPDGNVYTAGYFRSTVDFDPGAGVSNLSSSGLTDGMVCKLNASGQYVWAQKIGSTGNDAIQGIRIEQSANIHLAGYFSGTVDVDPAASVANLVAVGGTDYCVVKWIPCIIPAAPTNTTPANNLVVCNGESTVLSASGTGTIGWYSSATGGTYLGGGSSFTTPVLTSDTSFYVQDSSCLPGPRKRIYVSVLSSIANQTVSSSPSSVCVGQSATVSISGSEVNKVYSLRDNSNNAVIDGPIAGTGAALNFSTGAINSTTTYNVYAVSQPTNYALDLDGVDDYIDLGTNNRGITSTVTVSAKVKAAVTGASQFIVSKYVAASLGFYLYIDATGKAAIQGRDAAGAAKTSGVSTTVVADNQWHEVTGVVRNTGWEIWVDGVLENSGAYSLGAAGLATTAGLLVGYFSPNYSTMDVDHVAIWNTALSTPTIAANNFACLTGSEANLVGYFKFNEGTGTVVNDLSSSALNGSLVNMTAPACWISGSNAVCMSGCDLQMANTVTISTIAAPAQPTITPSGSTVICSGGSVTLTSSPGTTYLWSTGATTSSITVSAAGTYSVQVTNAAGCQSVPSAGTTVTIGSSPAQPTISAGGPTTFCAGGSVTLTSSAGTSYLWSNGATTASINVTNSGTYTVQVTNASGCQSVPSAGTTVTVNSLPAQPTITAGGPTTFCAGGSVTLTSSAGTTYLWSNGATTASISPTTSGTYTVQVTNAAGCQSVASAGTTVTVNSLPAQPTITAGGPTTFCAGGSVTLTSSAGTTYLWSNGATTASISPTTSGTYTVRVTNAAGCQSVASAGTTVTVNSLPAQPTITAGGPTTFCAGGSVTLTSSAGTTYLWSNGATTASISPTTSGTYTVQVTNAAGCQSVASAGTTVTVNSLPAQPTITAGGPTTFCAGGSVTLTSSTGTTYLWSNGATTASISPTTSGTYTVQVTNAAGCQSVASAGKTVTVNSLPGKPTVTAGGPTTFCAGGSVTLTSSAGTSYLWSSGATTASISPTTSGTYTVRVTNAAGCQSVASDSVTVTVNTLPTISLGTVSNPTSCTVDNGSVTIVGSGNGTLTWSGAANGSQVVSNFPDTVFNLGDGNYSIYFTDGNGCVSSALNVTLTTPSAPPAPTITAGGPTSFCPGGSVTLTASNAASYLWSTGDTTASITVMNSGNYSVGIIDAQGCASPSSNITTITVFNPPVIAIGSSANPTTCLANDGSVEIVGSSTGDLSWTGQSSGSQASVVLPYTVSNLAAGNYTFSLVDSNGCTSANLSHTLVAPNAPAAPTITASGPLSFCEGNSVTLSVPSASAYAWSNGDTSQSIVVTHAGSFSVNVTDTNGCTSLQSATTIVWVDSMPDLTVTNTNNVLTATQAGASYNWIDCATGNSVGAANAQSFTPSANGSYAVIITKGTCADTSACVQVFISGINEESMAHVSIQPNPGLNEVSIVSDFMIEEVAIYSTSGGLVQREFENTFNVQHLASGVYFVQVKSMKGTKVLRFVKQ; translated from the coding sequence ATGTATTGTCAAGATTTTTCTTGGGGAAAATCAGGAGGAAATACAGGGAATGAGTATGCGCGCAGTATCTTTGTGGATGGCGCAGGGAGTGTTTACACGGTAGGATCCTTTAGTGGAACGGTAGATTTCGATCCGGGATCAGGGGTATCTAATTTAACGGCAGTAGGGTCAACAGATGCATATATTCAAAAATTAAATTCTGCAGGCGCATTTGTTTTTGCTCGAAGATTTGGAGGCGCTGGCGATGCTGTTGCCTATGGAGTTACCGTTGATCCCAATAATTTCATATACATTACAGGTTCATTTACCGGCAATATGGATTCTGACCCTAATGCCGGCACTTCACTTTTAACATCTGCCGGGGGCACTGATATTTTCTTAATTCGCCTAAGTGCATCTGCTGTATGGAGTTATTCTACTCGCTTTGGCAGTACCGGAGATGATGTTGGATTGTCGGTTTGTGCTAATGCAGGCGCTTTTGCTTTAACCGGAACAATCACAGGTGTTGTAGATTTTGATCCGGGGGCTGGAGTTGCCAATATAGGTATTATCAATCTTACACAAGGATTCATTGCGCGATATGTACCTGGTGTTTTTTATACTTTTGCTCATACACTTGGGATTTCTGCGAATGCTTCTGAAATGGATGTTTCGGGAAATATTTATACAACAGGTGTAGGATTTAATGCGGGTAGTAATGATGCGTTTGTAAAAAAATTTGGGCCAACCGGAACGGTTACTTGGACTAAGTATTTAGGAGGAGCATCCGGTGATGGTGGATATGGCATTGCAACAGATGTTACAGGCAATGTTTACACAACCGGTTTTTTTAGTGGTACTGCTGATTTTGATCCCGATGCAGGTGTAGTATCTATTACAAGTGGTGGTTCGAATGATATTTATGTAAGTAAACTGGATACAAATGGAAGCTACGTTTGGGCAGTAGGATTTTCGGGAACAGGGGATGACCGAGGGGTTACAATTGATACCGATCCCGATGGCAATGTTTATACAGCCGGATATTTTAGAAGCACAGTTGATTTTGATCCCGGAGCAGGGGTTTCAAATTTATCGTCATCAGGCTTAACGGATGGCATGGTGTGCAAATTAAATGCGAGTGGTCAATATGTATGGGCGCAAAAGATTGGTTCAACCGGCAACGATGCAATTCAAGGAATAAGGATTGAACAATCCGCGAATATTCATTTGGCAGGTTATTTCAGTGGCACTGTAGATGTTGATCCGGCAGCAAGTGTTGCTAACTTGGTTGCAGTAGGAGGAACAGATTATTGTGTTGTTAAGTGGATACCTTGTATAATTCCGGCTGCCCCTACTAATACAACTCCAGCAAATAACTTAGTGGTTTGCAATGGGGAATCAACTGTTTTATCGGCAAGTGGCACGGGAACAATTGGTTGGTACTCATCGGCAACCGGAGGTACCTATCTAGGCGGTGGCAGTAGTTTTACAACACCTGTTTTAACTTCCGACACTAGTTTTTATGTTCAAGACAGTAGTTGTTTACCGGGTCCTCGGAAACGGATATACGTAAGTGTTCTGTCATCTATCGCCAATCAAACGGTAAGTTCTTCCCCATCAAGTGTCTGTGTGGGTCAATCTGCAACCGTTTCCATATCCGGTAGCGAGGTGAATAAGGTGTATTCTTTACGTGATAACTCAAACAATGCTGTAATTGATGGTCCTATTGCCGGAACAGGTGCTGCACTCAATTTCTCGACAGGCGCTATAAATTCTACTACCACATACAATGTGTATGCTGTATCACAACCTACAAATTATGCACTTGATTTAGATGGTGTGGATGACTATATAGACTTAGGCACAAACAATAGAGGAATTACAAGTACCGTAACTGTATCGGCTAAAGTGAAGGCTGCTGTTACCGGTGCTTCACAATTTATAGTCAGCAAATATGTGGCCGCTTCACTTGGATTCTATCTGTATATTGATGCTACCGGAAAGGCTGCAATTCAAGGTAGAGATGCTGCCGGAGCAGCTAAAACATCGGGTGTTTCTACCACTGTTGTAGCAGATAATCAATGGCATGAGGTAACAGGTGTTGTGAGAAATACCGGTTGGGAAATTTGGGTAGATGGAGTATTGGAAAATTCCGGTGCTTACTCATTGGGCGCAGCAGGATTGGCTACTACTGCCGGACTACTTGTTGGCTACTTTAGTCCAAATTATTCAACAATGGATGTAGATCATGTAGCTATATGGAATACAGCGTTATCTACACCAACCATTGCAGCTAACAACTTCGCATGTTTAACAGGCTCTGAGGCAAACCTGGTTGGATATTTTAAGTTTAATGAAGGCACAGGAACTGTTGTTAACGATTTGTCGAGTAGCGCCCTGAACGGTTCTTTGGTGAATATGACGGCTCCTGCTTGTTGGATTTCCGGAAGCAATGCGGTGTGTATGTCAGGTTGTGATTTACAAATGGCAAACACGGTTACCATTTCTACCATTGCAGCTCCTGCGCAACCTACCATTACACCAAGTGGCTCTACCGTCATTTGTTCAGGAGGTTCAGTTACTTTAACTTCTTCTCCCGGAACAACATATTTATGGTCAACCGGTGCAACCACCTCTTCAATTACTGTTTCAGCAGCGGGTACATACTCAGTTCAGGTTACCAATGCAGCCGGATGCCAATCAGTGCCAAGTGCAGGAACAACGGTTACCATCGGCTCTTCACCGGCTCAACCCACTATCTCCGCAGGAGGGCCAACAACGTTCTGTGCGGGCGGTTCGGTTACGCTTACCTCTTCTGCAGGAACCTCTTATTTGTGGTCGAATGGGGCAACTACAGCATCAATCAATGTAACCAATTCAGGTACTTATACAGTGCAAGTTACCAATGCATCCGGATGCCAGTCAGTGCCTAGTGCCGGTACAACGGTAACGGTGAATTCCTTACCTGCACAACCCACCATTACTGCCGGAGGGCCTACAACATTCTGTGCAGGCGGTTCGGTTACGCTTACCTCTTCTGCCGGAACAACTTACTTGTGGTCGAACGGAGCAACCACAGCATCCATTTCACCCACCACTTCAGGCACATACACTGTTCAGGTAACTAATGCAGCAGGTTGCCAATCGGTAGCAAGTGCCGGTACAACAGTAACGGTGAATTCATTACCGGCACAACCCACCATTACAGCCGGAGGGCCAACAACATTCTGCGCGGGTGGTTCGGTTACGCTTACCTCTTCTGCAGGAACTACTTACTTGTGGTCGAACGGAGCAACCACAGCATCCATTTCACCCACCACTTCAGGAACATACACTGTTCGGGTTACTAACGCAGCAGGTTGTCAATCTGTAGCAAGTGCCGGTACAACAGTAACGGTAAATTCCTTGCCTGCACAACCCACCATTACAGCCGGAGGGCCAACAACATTCTGTGCAGGCGGTTCGGTTACGCTTACATCTTCTGCAGGAACAACTTACTTGTGGTCGAATGGGGCAACAACAGCATCAATTTCACCAACCACTTCAGGAACATACACTGTTCAGGTAACTAACGCAGCAGGTTGCCAATCGGTAGCAAGTGCCGGAACAACAGTAACGGTAAATTCCTTGCCTGCGCAACCCACCATTACAGCCGGAGGGCCAACAACATTCTGCGCGGGTGGTTCTGTTACACTTACATCTTCTACAGGAACAACTTACTTGTGGTCGAACGGAGCAACCACAGCATCCATTTCACCCACCACTTCAGGCACATACACTGTTCAGGTAACTAACGCAGCAGGTTGCCAATCTGTAGCAAGCGCAGGTAAAACAGTAACGGTGAATTCATTACCTGGAAAACCTACTGTTACTGCCGGAGGACCAACAACATTCTGTGCAGGCGGTTCGGTTACGCTTACATCATCTGCCGGAACATCTTATTTGTGGTCGAGTGGGGCAACCACGGCTTCTATTTCTCCAACCACTTCAGGAACATATACTGTTCGGGTTACGAATGCAGCCGGATGTCAATCCGTAGCAAGTGATAGCGTTACTGTAACGGTAAATACCTTGCCAACTATTAGTTTAGGAACAGTTTCTAACCCTACTTCTTGTACGGTGGATAATGGATCGGTTACCATAGTTGGTTCAGGAAACGGAACATTGACGTGGTCAGGTGCGGCAAATGGATCTCAAGTGGTTTCAAACTTCCCCGACACTGTTTTCAATTTAGGCGATGGTAATTATTCAATTTACTTTACCGATGGAAATGGATGTGTGTCAAGCGCACTCAATGTTACATTGACGACTCCTTCTGCACCTCCTGCCCCTACAATTACTGCGGGTGGCCCAACAAGTTTTTGCCCGGGCGGTTCAGTTACCTTGACTGCTTCAAATGCTGCATCATATCTATGGTCAACAGGCGATACAACAGCTTCTATTACTGTAATGAATTCAGGAAATTATTCGGTAGGTATTATAGATGCACAAGGATGTGCTTCACCGTCAAGCAATATTACTACGATAACTGTTTTCAATCCGCCTGTTATCGCTATCGGTTCAAGTGCTAATCCAACAACATGCTTAGCGAATGATGGCTCAGTGGAAATTGTGGGTTCGTCAACAGGCGATTTATCATGGACGGGACAAAGCAGCGGAAGTCAGGCTTCTGTAGTATTGCCTTACACTGTTTCTAATCTTGCGGCAGGCAACTATACTTTTTCACTTGTTGACAGTAATGGTTGTACATCTGCCAATCTTTCTCATACTTTGGTGGCACCTAATGCACCTGCAGCGCCAACAATTACAGCGAGCGGACCGTTGAGTTTTTGTGAGGGAAATTCAGTAACGCTTTCAGTGCCTTCGGCATCAGCATACGCATGGTCTAATGGTGATACTTCACAATCAATAGTTGTTACACATGCCGGCTCGTTTTCTGTAAATGTTACTGATACAAATGGCTGCACATCACTGCAAAGTGCTACCACTATAGTATGGGTTGATTCGATGCCTGACCTTACCGTTACAAACACAAACAATGTGCTTACGGCAACACAAGCCGGAGCAAGTTACAATTGGATAGATTGTGCAACGGGTAATAGTGTAGGTGCTGCAAATGCCCAATCATTTACCCCGAGTGCAAATGGAAGCTATGCGGTTATCATTACTAAAGGAACTTGCGCTGATACATCTGCTTGCGTACAAGTTTTCATTAGTGGAATAAACGAGGAAAGCATGGCACATGTTTCTATACAGCCAAATCCGGGGTTGAATGAGGTGAGCATTGTATCAGACTTTATGATTGAAGAGGTTGCGATTTACAGCACATCAGGTGGATTGGTGCAACGAGAGTTTGAAAACACATTTAATGTGCAGCACTTGGCTAGTGGCGTTTATTTCGTTCAAGTAAAAAGTATGAAAGGAACAAAAGTGCTTCGTTTTGTGAAGCAGTAG
- a CDS encoding arginine decarboxylase encodes MNKNPRYRELIEQTFDFPQREFDIKDNTLRFNELPLMEIIEKYGSPLRLTYLPKIGQQIQKARRLFNASFANNDYKGNYIYCYCTKSNHFSFVVEEALKNKVQLETSSAFDFEIIKRLEEKKKISNDITIVCNGFKTQRYIDNITDFIKAGYSNIIPVMDNLDELEKYNLPDEPMNIGIRIAAEEEPKYEFYTSRLGIGYKDILPFFKEKIQHNPKLKLKMLHFFIDTGIKDVNYYWTEFHKSLKVYCELKKLCPELTALNLGGGMPIKQSLAFDFDYEYMINEIVSQIKSVCTQEGVDEPDIYTEFGSYTVGESGCVIFSVLGQKQQNDRETWYMLDGSLMNNLPDIWGLSQRFIMLPINLWDNEYKRVNLGGITCDVGDYYNSDSHINQVYLPNVKPGEKLFIGFFNTGAYQDTLSGYGGIKHCLLPSPPHILIDEKKKGKFEYHVFAEEQTAESMMKILGY; translated from the coding sequence ATGAATAAAAACCCACGCTACCGCGAGTTAATTGAACAAACATTCGATTTCCCGCAACGCGAATTTGATATTAAAGACAACACACTCCGTTTCAACGAGTTGCCTTTAATGGAAATTATTGAAAAATATGGCTCTCCTCTACGCCTTACCTACTTACCTAAAATTGGGCAGCAAATTCAAAAAGCACGCAGGCTTTTTAATGCTTCGTTTGCTAACAACGACTATAAGGGAAACTACATTTATTGCTACTGCACCAAAAGCAACCACTTTTCTTTCGTGGTAGAAGAAGCACTTAAAAACAAAGTGCAGTTAGAAACTTCCAGTGCTTTCGATTTTGAAATAATAAAGCGCTTAGAAGAGAAAAAGAAGATAAGCAACGACATTACCATTGTTTGCAACGGCTTTAAAACCCAACGGTATATTGACAATATTACCGATTTCATAAAAGCTGGGTACTCCAATATTATTCCTGTAATGGATAATTTAGATGAATTAGAAAAATACAACCTGCCCGATGAACCCATGAATATCGGCATTCGTATTGCAGCCGAAGAAGAGCCTAAATACGAGTTTTACACCTCGCGTTTAGGAATTGGATACAAAGATATTTTACCTTTCTTTAAAGAAAAAATTCAACACAATCCCAAGTTGAAGCTAAAGATGCTTCACTTTTTTATAGACACCGGTATAAAAGACGTAAACTACTACTGGACCGAATTTCACAAAAGCCTGAAAGTATATTGCGAGCTAAAAAAACTATGCCCCGAACTTACCGCACTCAACTTAGGTGGCGGCATGCCCATTAAGCAATCTTTGGCATTCGATTTCGATTACGAATACATGATAAACGAAATTGTATCGCAAATAAAAAGTGTATGCACACAAGAAGGCGTAGATGAACCCGATATTTACACCGAATTTGGCAGCTATACCGTAGGCGAAAGCGGCTGCGTAATATTTAGCGTGCTAGGTCAAAAACAACAAAACGATCGCGAAACTTGGTATATGCTCGATGGCTCGCTTATGAACAACCTCCCCGATATTTGGGGGCTTTCGCAGCGCTTTATTATGTTGCCAATAAACCTATGGGACAATGAATACAAACGCGTAAACCTTGGCGGTATTACCTGCGATGTAGGCGATTATTACAACAGCGATTCTCATATAAACCAAGTGTATTTACCCAACGTAAAACCGGGAGAAAAACTATTTATAGGCTTCTTCAATACCGGAGCTTACCAAGATACGCTAAGCGGCTATGGCGGTATAAAACACTGCCTGCTTCCTTCGCCTCCGCACATTTTAATAGATGAAAAAAAGAAAGGAAAATTTGAATACCATGTTTTTGCCGAAGAGCAAACAGCCGAAAGCATGATGAAAATTTTAGGCTATTAA